A region from the Kryptolebias marmoratus isolate JLee-2015 linkage group LG9, ASM164957v2, whole genome shotgun sequence genome encodes:
- the efemp2a gene encoding EGF-containing fibulin-like extracellular matrix protein 2a isoform X1, protein MQGACVSALCVCICASVLLRSAISQSHRETDTYTECTDGYHWDPQTEHCKDINECETIPDACKGEMKCFNHYGGYLCLPRSASVIPAPEPPNTPTEACPLGYELHGDSCVDVDECEREEHDCQPSQECINTLGAFTCQCPDGYRKVGTECIDIDECRFRYCQHRCVNVPGSFSCQCEPGFQLAGNNRSCIDVNECEMGAPCSQRCYNTYGTFLCRCDQGYELGPDGFTCNDIDECSYSSYLCQYQCVNEPGKFSCVCPEGYQLLGSRLCQDINECETGEHQCTDTQTCVNIHGQYQCVDNNRCQDPYVQVSDNRCVCPVSKPACRDLPFSVVHRYMSITSERSVPSDIFQIQATSVSAGAYNTFRIRSGDDNGDFYIRQINNISAMLVLARAVSGPREYTLDLEMVSVNPLLSYQGNHQTSSALRLSIFVGPYTF, encoded by the exons ATGCAGGGTGCTTGTGTTTCagccttgtgtgtgtgcatatgtgcgTCTGTGCTCCTCCGCAGTGCGATTTCACAGTCACATAGAGAAACTGACACCTACACG gaatGCACCGATGGGTATCACTGGGACCCTCAGACTGAACACTGCAAAG ACATAAACGAGTGCGAGACCATCCCGGATGCCTGCAAAGGGGAGATGAAGTGCTTCAACCACTACGGCGGCTACCTGTGCCTTCCCCGGTCCGCATCAGTTATTCCTGCCCCGGAGCCCCCCAACACCCCCACCGAGGCCTGCCCCTTGGGCTACGAGCTGCACGGAGACAGCTGTGTGG atgtcgATGAGTGCGAGCGAGAGGAGCACGACTGCCAGCCCAGCCAGGAGTGCATCAACACACTGGGGGCCTTCACCTGTCAGTGCCCCGATGGTTACCGCAAGGTCGGCACCGAGTGCATCG ACATCGACGAGTGCAGGTTTAGGTACTGCCAGCACCGCTGCGTGAACGTCCCCGGTTCCTTCTCCTGTCAGTGCGAGCCTGGTTTCCAGCTGGCAGGAAACAACCGGTCGTGCATCG ATGTGAATGAATGTGAGATGGGGGCCCCCTGCTCTCAGAGGTGTTACAACACGTACGGTACCTTTCTGTGTCGCTGTGATCAGGGCTACGAGCTCGGCCCTGATGGCTTCACCTGTAACG ACATCGACGAGTGCAGCTACTCCAGTTACCTGTGCCAGTACCAGTGTGTCAATGAGCCCGGGAAGTTCTCCTGTGTGTGCCCAGAGGGATACCAGCTGCTGGGCAGCCGACTGTGTCAGG ATATAAACGAATGTGAAACAGGTGAACATCAGTGCACCGATACGCAGACTTGTGTGAACATCCACGGCCAGTACCAGTGTGTGGACAACAACCGCTGCCAAGACCCTTACGTCCAAGTGTCTGACAA CCGCTGTGTGTGTCCGGTCAGCAAGCCCGCCTGCAGAGACCTGCCGTTCTCCGTGGTCCACCGCTACATGAGCATCACCTCGGAGCGCTCCGTCCCCTCAGACATCTTCCAGATCCAGGCCACCAGCGTGTCGGCGGGGGCGTACAACACCTTCCGCATCCGCTCGGGGGACGACAACGGAGACTTCTACATCAGG CAAATCAATAACATCAGCGCCATGCTGGTTCTGGCCCGCGCGGTGTCGGGGCCCAGGGAGTACACGTTGGACCTGGAGATGGTGTCGGTCAACCCCCTGCTCAGCTACCAGGGGAACCACCAGACCAGCTCGGCGCTCAGACTCTCTATCTTTGTCGGGCCGTACACCTTTTGA
- the efemp2a gene encoding EGF-containing fibulin-like extracellular matrix protein 2a isoform X2, with the protein MKCFNHYGGYLCLPRSASVIPAPEPPNTPTEACPLGYELHGDSCVDVDECEREEHDCQPSQECINTLGAFTCQCPDGYRKVGTECIDIDECRFRYCQHRCVNVPGSFSCQCEPGFQLAGNNRSCIDVNECEMGAPCSQRCYNTYGTFLCRCDQGYELGPDGFTCNDIDECSYSSYLCQYQCVNEPGKFSCVCPEGYQLLGSRLCQDINECETGEHQCTDTQTCVNIHGQYQCVDNNRCQDPYVQVSDNRCVCPVSKPACRDLPFSVVHRYMSITSERSVPSDIFQIQATSVSAGAYNTFRIRSGDDNGDFYIRQINNISAMLVLARAVSGPREYTLDLEMVSVNPLLSYQGNHQTSSALRLSIFVGPYTF; encoded by the exons ATGAAGTGCTTCAACCACTACGGCGGCTACCTGTGCCTTCCCCGGTCCGCATCAGTTATTCCTGCCCCGGAGCCCCCCAACACCCCCACCGAGGCCTGCCCCTTGGGCTACGAGCTGCACGGAGACAGCTGTGTGG atgtcgATGAGTGCGAGCGAGAGGAGCACGACTGCCAGCCCAGCCAGGAGTGCATCAACACACTGGGGGCCTTCACCTGTCAGTGCCCCGATGGTTACCGCAAGGTCGGCACCGAGTGCATCG ACATCGACGAGTGCAGGTTTAGGTACTGCCAGCACCGCTGCGTGAACGTCCCCGGTTCCTTCTCCTGTCAGTGCGAGCCTGGTTTCCAGCTGGCAGGAAACAACCGGTCGTGCATCG ATGTGAATGAATGTGAGATGGGGGCCCCCTGCTCTCAGAGGTGTTACAACACGTACGGTACCTTTCTGTGTCGCTGTGATCAGGGCTACGAGCTCGGCCCTGATGGCTTCACCTGTAACG ACATCGACGAGTGCAGCTACTCCAGTTACCTGTGCCAGTACCAGTGTGTCAATGAGCCCGGGAAGTTCTCCTGTGTGTGCCCAGAGGGATACCAGCTGCTGGGCAGCCGACTGTGTCAGG ATATAAACGAATGTGAAACAGGTGAACATCAGTGCACCGATACGCAGACTTGTGTGAACATCCACGGCCAGTACCAGTGTGTGGACAACAACCGCTGCCAAGACCCTTACGTCCAAGTGTCTGACAA CCGCTGTGTGTGTCCGGTCAGCAAGCCCGCCTGCAGAGACCTGCCGTTCTCCGTGGTCCACCGCTACATGAGCATCACCTCGGAGCGCTCCGTCCCCTCAGACATCTTCCAGATCCAGGCCACCAGCGTGTCGGCGGGGGCGTACAACACCTTCCGCATCCGCTCGGGGGACGACAACGGAGACTTCTACATCAGG CAAATCAATAACATCAGCGCCATGCTGGTTCTGGCCCGCGCGGTGTCGGGGCCCAGGGAGTACACGTTGGACCTGGAGATGGTGTCGGTCAACCCCCTGCTCAGCTACCAGGGGAACCACCAGACCAGCTCGGCGCTCAGACTCTCTATCTTTGTCGGGCCGTACACCTTTTGA